In the Dolichospermum flos-aquae CCAP 1403/13F genome, TATTCCAATTACCTTTAGAATCTTTAACTTTATCCATACCTCTTCCCGCTGCAAACTTCATTAATATCTCAGTTCCTATTCATGTTGTCAAAGAATGGCAATCATTAATTTCAACTGAAGAGGTAAAAAAATGACTAAAATTAAATTAGCAACAGTGTGGTTAGGTGGTTGTTCTGGCTGTCATATGTCATTCCTTGATTTAGATGAATGGTTAATAGACTTAGCTGCACAAGTAGATATAGTTTATAGTCCCATTGCTGATATTAAAGAATATCCCGAAGGTGTAGATGTAGTATTAGTTGAAGGTGCTATAGCTAATGAAGAACATCTAGAATTAATTCACAAAATTAGAACCCGAACTAAAACAATAATTTCCTTTGGTGATTGTGCTGTTACTGGTAATGTTACCGCTTTGCGTAATCTTTCCGGTGGTGCTGAACCAGCCCTACAATTAGCTTATATCCAAGAGGCTTGTATTAATCAACAAATTCCCAATTCACCAGGAATTGTTCCCCCTTTACTAGATACAGTTGTCCCTGTGCATAAGGTAGTATCAGTTGATATTTATTTACCCGGTTGTCCCCCTTCTGCACCTCGCATTCGTGCCGCACTTGCACCACTATTAAAAGGAGAAAAGCCGGAAATTGTCGGC is a window encoding:
- a CDS encoding oxidoreductase → MTKIKLATVWLGGCSGCHMSFLDLDEWLIDLAAQVDIVYSPIADIKEYPEGVDVVLVEGAIANEEHLELIHKIRTRTKTIISFGDCAVTGNVTALRNLSGGAEPALQLAYIQEACINQQIPNSPGIVPPLLDTVVPVHKVVSVDIYLPGCPPSAPRIRAALAPLLKGEKPEIVGREMIKFG